Part of the Brassica oleracea var. oleracea cultivar TO1000 chromosome C8, BOL, whole genome shotgun sequence genome is shown below.
ATAAATCATTAATGAAGAGCCATAAATGAACTCATTTTACTGATTATTCTCAATTAAGATGTACAATAGAGTTAAAATTCACGATCAGGTAGGTGAATGTAGTAGCAATAGCAAAGAAACGTAGAAATTACAGAGCCAAAAGATTGCTTTGTATTGAAACCAAGGAAACATGGTTTGAGATGGAATAATAATACCCTATCAGATAGCAACCATGAGATTGAGTAAGATTAATTGTTATTGTCTTTAAACTGATTCAGCAGCTAAGATTTTTTTTTTTTTTGAATAGATGTTAAATTTACTCAAAAGAGAATACACTGTATTTGCAACTTGTGCAACATTTTTAGGAATAACTCCAAAATTTTATAAAATCTTTAGACTATATGCTATAGAAAACCACACCCCTAAGGCTGCAGCAAATGTGAAATTCCGACCTGCCGGAACGAGAGACATTTGTTTCGGACTTGCCTATCAAGTATGCCGACCATAACAGAGACTGTAGTTGGAGTAGCTTCATGTCTTCTGTCATTTCTTTCTCGCCATAAAGAATGTATCGAGAGTTGGAAGACATAGCGGGTTAAGAACTTGGAGAGAAAATCCTGACTGTTATCCTTGATGATCTCTATTAGCTCTGTCCAGTCAGTTGTGAAACTCCCACGAAGAAGATTTTTGGTTAACCGAGACCATACCTCAGCGGCGAATGGACAGGAGAAGAATAAATGATTCCTAGTTTCCAGCTGGTTGCAGAACACACACGCTGGGTTTACACTAGAAGACGGTTTTGAATAGCTAACCAAGTAAAGAAAGCAAATTTTGGAGTGTGGTGTTTGAACCCTAAGCTCTTGTGCCAATCGACAATTGGAGCTTGCTGATGAAATAAACTCCAAGTGTTTTTTGTACTGAATATTGGTTTATACTCATCCGGAGAACTCTTCCAAATAGCACAATCCTCTTCATTGGATAGCTTGGCTCTCTGTTGTACCATAGCAGCTTCAATGATGTTCAGAATATCTTGTCGATGGTCTCTACTTCGTCTTCTCGAAAGCAAAGCTGAAGAGACCGTTGCAGTCGCTCTAATTCCCAAGTCAATGCACCCACAGACTCTAGTGATATCATACAGACATCCCAGTGGAGACCAAGAATCAAACCAGAAAGAGGTTCGGTTTCCATTTCCCACCTTCATTTTATGGAATTGTTTTGCAAGGTCTCTATACTTCAGAAGCTTTCTCCACACCCATGATCCTGCAGTTGTTGTATCCTTGATAGACCATATTATGTAGCTCTTAACCAAGTACGTTTGGATCCATTTGGCCCAAAGCGAAGGTTGAGAGGACGTGAGCCTCCATAGCAGTTTCAGAGTAAGGACTTTGTTCATCGCTTTCAGTGATCTGAGACCCAGATCTCCTTCTTTCTTAGGGAGGCAGACCACATCCCATGAAACTTTTGCTTTCTTCACATTAAGAGAAGGACCAGACCAAAGGAAAGCAGAGCAGAGGCTGTTGCTTTCCTTAATACACTGCCCCGAGAGCGTGAAACCAGTCATCCAGAAATTGACTATGCTTAGCAAAACTGACTTTATTAACTGCAGTCGGCCAGCCATAGACAGGAAGCGGTTAGTCCATAAGCTAATACGCATCTTTATCTTCTCGATAAGCACCTGATAATCCTCTTTTCGCATCTGACGTGTTAGAAAAGGCAAGCCTAGATAACGCACCGGCAATGTACCAGAAGCAAACTGAAATGTATTAAGCAGTTCTTGACGATTCTCATCCGTCATACCAGCATAATAGATTGTCGATTTCTCCATGCTTGAGTCCTTTTCAAAACTAGATGAAGTTTTGCTCTCATTTGTGTACCAAACATATCATATCTCACAGCCAAGAAATGAAAACTTGAAGAAAAGAAAAGAGATGTTTTCTTGTATAACAGAGGAACTTACCCTAAAATGTTTTCTTAGCATTTTTATAACCATTTTTATGCACATATTCCACAACAACGAGTTCCATGACATTATGCCACGTTCGATAACCTGACATAAGTAATCATCTCTAGGCAACCCACAAGAAGTGATGACCAAAGACGTGGAATGGTAACTGAATCTGATTATACAGAAAAAAATAAACATAAAATCTGAATCTGGTTATGTAATGTCTTATATTCTAAGTTTTTTTTTTTGTAAAAAAATATTCTAAGTTTTTGTTTAACCATCTCTTCTAGTACCAGAAACTAGTATCCAAAAAGTTTCTTGACACCACCATTGAGATTAGTTTCACCTTTTAATCGTTAAACAACCATTATGACTATAGACAAAAACATTCTCATCTCCATTTTCAGAAAATGTTTTACAGTTATAGTATATTGGAATCTGGAATTTACCATTTTTAGTCACTTGAATTTCTTCCATTTCATTGATTTTGTTGGAATCCTAGATTTCCTCTAAAAAGAGAAGGAAAAAAGAGCCTCAGTGAAAAAAATCTCATGGTCTTGTTTATCCCATTGTTTTTACCGTTTCTGATGTTTTTATGTTTAATATAATACAAATCAAACTACATTCAAAAGGCCGCGTGGCCTAATGGATAAGGCGCTCGCCTCCGGAGCGGGAGATTCTGGGTTCGAGTCCCAGCGTGGTCGATTTTTCTTTTATTTTTATTTTTACAATCTTGGGCCAGAATCTCCAAAAAAAAAATGAAGCAGCTTCGTATACTAACAAAAACAAAATCTTGAGGTTACAAGTTACAACACTAATAAGAACATACCGTGCAAGTGAACATGGTGATGTGTAGATGCACACAAAGCTTTTGTGAATCTGAAAAAAAATCACTTTTCTCTCTTGAACATGAAAACAAGAACCGGTGCTAAAGGCCGGTTCAACATTTGCAACTTGCAGCAGACCCAATCACTGACCGGTAAACTCGACCCAAAAGCTTCAACCACTTCTAACTCTTCCCTGAACAACAACAAAAATGGATCAAACTATTTAAAAAAAAAACTTCAGATTTCACCTTTATTAGATCATGGAAGCTTTTTTAGTTTTTTTTTTTCATTACCTTCCACCAGGATGACCAATGTAAACTACCAAGCTTATGAGACCACCAGGCATTAAGATTCTCTCAGCCGCCCTCAATGCCAATACAGTTGTATTAGAGACAGTGATTATCGACTTGTTTCCACCTGGAAGATACCCCAGATTGAACGCAACCATCCTAACTTCATAAAACAAGATTGCATTCATCAAAATGTCACCATGGAATCATCAAAACCGTTGCATAGATTCATCAAATTCAAACTGTACCTCACACTAGAGTTTTCAGGAACAATCTCTTCCATCTTACTATGACACATATTAAAGAGCTTGACGCGTTCCTTCTGCATTCCTTCAGCATAAATGGAAAAAGACTCTACATTAGTAAGAACCACAGCTCTATAGAACCTGAGGTTTCGTTAATCATCTAACCCAACCTCTTTTGAGCCAAGGGTTTGATTTAGCAAAGAAGAAGTGCTCTCAATGGCATCTTTTTGAACGTCCATTGCATAGACACAGCCACCAAAGTAATCAGAATCATCCGTAACCATCTTCAACATTGCTAAAGTATCGTTACCGTTTCCACATGTAGCGTCAATGACCATATCGCCCTTTTGGATTACCTGCTCCCACACACTGAAAAGTAATAACCAGACTGATGTTGTTATCATGTAATAGCTAAAGCTCCACACTTTAAGTAATGGGTTTAAAGTACTAACACATGAGCTACTTCTGTTGCCTTCTTCCTCCCAAATAGATAACCAACAAAGACATCCTCTACCCCTGAAAACGAATTAAAAAGACGGAACTTTTAACGCTAATCATGATCCGGAAGCTCTGTAGTTACTCTATTTCTTTCCAAGTTCAGATTTTTTAGTAACCCAATAATCAGAAATTTGACCTGGAACTGGAAAATTTCGTGAATGAGAAGGAGACGATGAGCTGAGAGAAGCAACACGAGAATGTCGAGTTCTGGGTAAAGAGTTTGTTTGCATTGCGATTCGAGAATCGAAGGAGATTAGCGTTTTGCGGAAGGGAATGGAGTATGTTCGCGCCAACGTGGAGGATAACATTGACATCTCAGTTCGGAACAACCCAGCCGCCATTGCAGAGCGTTTCAAACGGAGCTTCGATCTCTGCTCTCTCGAGTTTGACTTTTTCTTACACTATCCAATCTTCGGCCCAATAAGCTAATATGTGGGCTCATAAGAATGAAACCAAACGACGTCGTAGTGATCTATACATTCATTTGCTGAAGTTTTTTTTCTTGCACATCACTTGTTGTTTGATCAAAAAAAAAAAAAAAAAAAAAGCACATCACTTGTTGTGAACAGAATGTGCATGCAACCAAAAAACGAACATTAGGGTTATGAATTTTAAGAATGAAACTTTATATTTGAAGTTTCACTACTCAAAACTCTAAATTTGAAGTTTCATATTTTTATTTGCATCTTGCTCCTTATAATTAATTAAACATCACATATTTTATTCTTAAGTATTTCGCATTCATAGTTTTAATCTCTAAAACTTTTATATATTTTAAATATTTCAAATTTATTTTTATAAATTAAAAATTTACACATAAAAGTGTTTTTGAAAATTAAAATAAGATTTATAATATTTTAAAAGTAGAATTAGACAACAAAAATATTACAAAAGAAACTCAATAAATGTTTTTTAAGAAGATATATACATGAATGCATAATTATTACACAAATTTAAATAGTACAACAACACTAATAGTCTAATAAATTTTCTCCGGAACTTCTAAAATATTGTCCAAACTAATTTTGTATAACCGAAAATGGAGCATTAATAAAATAATTTTATGTAATAATGTGGTATTTTTCTTGTAGTTTAATATTTAATTATGTATTTCTATTTATAATTTTTTTTTTAGTGTAAGATTTTATTAATTAATATTACTATCATATTTTTATATATGTGCTAGTTATCTACAAAAGTTTTATGGATTTATATTAATTATGACAAATATAAGGAGTATAGTGTAAATTACAAATAATTTTGAAGTTAAATTTGAAATTTTACTTTTGGAGAAGAACACCTTGAAATTTCAAATATAGAGTTTTCAAAACTCTATAATAGAGAATCTGCAAAACTCTATAATAGAGAGTATTTTTGGAGATGTTCTTAGCTAGCAAAACAAATCTAGTCCAAAATAAATGTTAAATTGGATTTCAGATCACATATGCTACCTTAAACCTTGAAACAAAGTATTTCTATGTAATTTCTGTAATCCGTATGCCTAAAAGAAACCATTCAACAAACACGATAATGATAGATTCAAAACCAAAAATTCACTTAAATGTTAAACTGATACCAAAACCAAAATCGAAACCAAAACCTAAAGGGCTTAAATTAAGGGAGAATTGAGAAAAAGAGACACCTTCAACTTTTGTTTATTTAAATATGACTTTTGATAGTTTTGGTCATTTTGGACATGTTTTACCTTTCTGTAATGGAAAAAATAGTAAAATAAGTTTTAAAAATAAAAAAAAAATATGTAAGCCATTGGAAACATTAGTATGACTATTTATATGTTTAAATTTTATTTTTAAAAATAGTGGAATCATGTTTTATTTTATGTTCTAGCACAAATATAATATTCATTCTAGCCATATACTTAGTCTAGAAATCGGATAGTAAGTATTACACACGAATTTTATCCTAGGTAGAGAATACAAACAAAACTTTCTTCAATATTCTATCCTAGCTAGATTTCGTCGGGTAATATTCTAACAAGATATTTTTAGTCTACTTATAGCTTTATTACAACATCTAACCTCGACTCTGTGAACTACCTTCTTTTTTATATGTGTCATAATCTTTTCTGCCTTTTACGTTATCAAATGCGTAAGGAAGAATAAACCTTCCACCCTCTCTTCAGCGCCCTGATATACGTACATTACATATTATAGGCAAATCACGAAAATATGGAAACTTCCATATTTTGATAAATATCTTTCCTAAATCTAAACTAAATCTTCCCTAAATCTCTCATATCTAAACTAAATCTTTCTCCTCCCAGTTATTCGTCTCTCTCTCTTCTTAATGGACCATATATTTCTACTACATCCTTGGTTCCATACAACAAAATACGATATGATTAAAGAAGCAATACTGTTCGCCATTAAGTTGACCCAAAATTTTACCAAAATATGATCTGCAAAGAGCATGTCAGCATTGATACTACGAAGTTGTTGAAGGCTTTGGTACAACATTCTATTGAATTCATAACTCCCCTCTGATTCCAACATAAAAGACTCGTAATGTCTAGTGACCCAGTATATGATCATTACAATATCTTATAATGAATTTTAGGCTCATACAAAGAAACCAAACAGACACACCAACAATAATAAAAGACACTGACCAGAAGACTATTCATACAGCTTATTAAGACAAAACAATAAAAAACTATATGTTCTCCATAACCGTATGTGCTCCATAACCGTGATCCAATATGTTCCAATTACAGTAGACCCGTTGAGGTATGATGAAATCTCATGTGAGAGAGGAAACCGTCTGTTGGGAGCCATAAGTATATGCTATGAATCAATCAACCTTCCATGATCTGAAGTCCAGATATAGACCTCACTTTTTGACAAATTCCCAAAGTCTTGAATAGATGGAGAAGACCATCTAGCTTGATCTGTATAGTCATCTTTGTTAGTAGCACCATGCCCCCTCTGTTCTACTAATATCCCTCTTTTTGATCCTTTGTTTTGCCCCCATATAAAGGTCTTGTAAACAAAAACAGAGTCCATGTATTCCAAAAACTTCGTTATTTTACTTAGGTTATCAAGAAGTGTTGGTTTAAAAACAGAATCCATGTATTCCAGGGGTTGCAGAATATATATATATCCCTTAAACAATTTGATCCCCAAAAACAATTCCTTAGATCATATTCCAAATCAAATCCTACTTTGCACAAGTAAAGAGACACAAACCTTGACAACCTTGACACAAACCATTATTAACCGTATCCCATTTATACTCCCATAACTCAATCTCCTGCAGATAGCATCCTGAAGATATGCCCTTAGTGGCTTGGATCCCGTTGTGTATATCCCTTTGAAAAAATCGATTTGTCCCAATTCTCCGAGTACCAAAATCCCCTCTCAAGAGATTTAGACTTCTCCTGATATCCATCTCTAAATCGGACCGTTCCTTGAACATCCGTGTGATGAGAAATCCATGTCGAAACCCCCTTAAACCCTTCTCGATCACCAAAACGAGGTTAGAGACGAAGAAATGATTGACGGAACACCGATGAAGAACAAAGATTATCTCCAAAAAACCTAAATCTCCATGGATGGAGAGAAGAACAACGACGGCTACGACAAGATAAAAAAAGTATTAGACTAATCCAATACCCTTTAACCGTGTTTTTTTTTACCTTTTGTTTTTACTTTAAAAAAAAATTAATTAATATTAAATCAATTACAAAAATTATAATTTATACTTAAATTCATATTAATTGGTTAATTATAAGGGTATTATGGTAGAAATAAAATTCTATTTTCCTAAAAAATATTCAAAAAGTCTTATTGAGACAAATCTAAGTCGAAAGTGTCTCTTTTTCCTAATTTTTCTTTAAATTAATTAGTCTCATAGCTCATACGAAGCGAACTAATAAACTGACCTGAGATAGTCATAGGTG
Proteins encoded:
- the LOC106310075 gene encoding putative rRNA methylase YtqB isoform X2, with the translated sequence MAAGLFRTEMSMLSSTLARTYSIPFRKTLISFDSRIAMQTNSLPRTRHSRVASLSSSSPSHSRNFPVPGVEDVFVGYLFGRKKATEVAHVVWEQVIQKGDMVIDATCGNDAIESTSSLLNQTLGSKEKERVKLFNMCHSKMEEIVPENSSVRMVAFNLGYLPGGNKSIITVSNTTVLALRAAERILMPGGLISLVVYIGHPGGREELEVVEAFGSSLPVSDWVCCKLQMLNRPLAPVLVFMFKREK
- the LOC106310075 gene encoding putative rRNA methylase YtqB isoform X1; this translates as MAAGLFRTEMSMLSSTLARTYSIPFRKTLISFDSRIAMQTNSLPRTRHSRVASLSSSSPSHSRNFPVPGVEDVFVGYLFGRKKATEVAHVVWEQVIQKGDMVIDATCGNGNDTLAMLKMVTDDSDYFGGCVYAMDVQKDAIESTSSLLNQTLGSKEKERVKLFNMCHSKMEEIVPENSSVRMVAFNLGYLPGGNKSIITVSNTTVLALRAAERILMPGGLISLVVYIGHPGGREELEVVEAFGSSLPVSDWVCCKLQMLNRPLAPVLVFMFKREK